One genomic window of Sphingobacterium oryzagri includes the following:
- a CDS encoding TonB-dependent receptor, which produces MRFFIILLLTCAAAITYAQTTVLTGKVMDEGDKFSLPGATIRIAEGNRYTVTGQNGTFEFLNLPEGTYNVSVAYIGYQPFETKISVRRGQENHIDLHLTSAANALSEVVVMGDMLKGQARALNQQKNNQNITNIISSDQVGRFPDANIGDALKRVPGITMQNDQGEARNIIIRGLAPNLNSVTLNGDRIPSAEGDNRNVQMDLIPADMISTIEVNKTLTPDMDADAIGGSVNLITRASPNGQRISATLAGGYGPIRDKANYTAGLVYGNRFANNKIGVVFSGSYNNNRFGSDNVEGVWDQDDNGNVFLQELDIRKYDVQRIRRSTALAFDYKINDKHMLYANAMYNWRDDLENRYRVRYRDIEPIYNAADGITGYTGNIRRETKGGIDNAKNKNTRLERQTVQNYSVGGEHLLGSKLDLDWAANYATAGEDRPNERYIDFEQEDISLGQNLLNTRKPLVTANEDPANFNLRKITENHDFTKEEEFGAKVNVRFPLSVIDGQKGRLRTGLRLRLKDKMRDNVFYEYEPVAELGALSDVPNVYYGGNGYQAGSQYAPGYFVDRNYLGGLDLNNSALYTEEADPSEFLAQNYRAKEQIFAGYVRWDQDFSEKLSMILGARVEHTNINYTGNFVFDEEELLGEVNNKNSYTNVLPSVSFKYKATEATILRAAFTTAIARPNYYALAPYVSALPGDNEVQAGNPDLNATYSYNADLMAEHYFRSVGILSGGVFYKNLKDFIYTYRNNQYTTANFANDFPNQQNPIPVGENYQFVQQRNGDNVDVYGFEVAFQRQLDFLPGRFLKGFGLYVNYTNTNSKARGITNAEGEEREGAKLPGASPHMFNGSLSWENNKFTSRVSLNYTSSYIDELGADAFEDRYYGEQLFLDANAAYKITPKFRVFVEANNLTNQPLRYYQGISSRTMQMEYYQARFNLGVKFDL; this is translated from the coding sequence ATGAGATTTTTCATTATTTTATTACTAACATGTGCTGCCGCCATTACCTATGCGCAGACTACTGTACTCACCGGTAAGGTGATGGACGAAGGCGACAAATTTTCGCTTCCCGGCGCGACCATTCGTATCGCAGAAGGCAACCGTTATACGGTAACTGGTCAAAACGGTACCTTTGAATTTTTAAATCTGCCGGAAGGTACGTATAACGTTTCTGTTGCTTATATAGGTTACCAACCTTTTGAAACAAAGATCAGCGTTAGACGCGGACAGGAGAACCATATCGATCTTCACCTGACATCTGCTGCAAATGCACTATCTGAAGTGGTGGTGATGGGTGACATGTTGAAAGGCCAGGCACGCGCATTGAACCAGCAGAAGAATAACCAAAATATTACCAATATCATTTCTTCCGATCAAGTAGGCCGTTTTCCAGATGCTAACATTGGTGACGCATTAAAACGCGTACCCGGCATTACCATGCAAAACGATCAAGGTGAAGCGCGTAATATCATAATCCGTGGTTTGGCGCCAAACTTAAACTCCGTCACCTTAAATGGTGATCGTATTCCATCGGCAGAGGGCGATAACAGAAATGTGCAGATGGACCTTATCCCAGCCGATATGATCTCTACCATTGAGGTAAACAAAACGCTTACGCCCGATATGGATGCTGACGCGATCGGCGGATCCGTCAATTTAATTACCCGCGCATCGCCGAATGGACAGCGTATTTCCGCAACATTAGCAGGCGGTTACGGTCCGATTCGTGATAAAGCGAACTATACCGCAGGTTTGGTGTACGGAAATCGTTTCGCCAACAATAAAATTGGAGTTGTTTTCAGCGGATCCTACAATAACAACCGTTTTGGATCGGATAACGTAGAGGGCGTTTGGGATCAGGATGATAACGGTAATGTTTTTCTGCAAGAATTGGATATCCGGAAATACGATGTGCAACGTATTCGTCGGAGTACAGCGTTAGCCTTTGATTACAAGATCAACGACAAACATATGCTTTACGCCAATGCCATGTACAATTGGCGCGACGATTTGGAAAACAGGTATCGCGTACGTTACCGCGACATCGAGCCAATATACAACGCAGCAGATGGTATCACTGGTTACACGGGTAATATCCGTCGCGAGACAAAAGGTGGTATTGACAATGCTAAAAATAAAAATACGCGTCTTGAACGTCAAACCGTTCAAAACTATTCCGTAGGTGGTGAACATCTTTTAGGCTCAAAGCTCGACTTAGACTGGGCTGCAAATTATGCTACAGCTGGCGAAGACAGGCCAAACGAACGCTACATAGATTTTGAACAAGAGGACATTTCCTTAGGTCAAAATCTTCTCAATACCCGAAAACCGCTTGTTACAGCTAATGAAGATCCCGCAAACTTTAACTTGCGCAAGATCACCGAAAATCACGATTTTACCAAAGAAGAAGAGTTCGGTGCCAAAGTAAACGTTCGGTTTCCACTATCTGTTATTGATGGACAAAAAGGAAGACTACGTACGGGCTTACGTTTGCGCTTGAAGGATAAGATGAGAGATAACGTTTTCTATGAATATGAGCCAGTTGCAGAACTTGGAGCGCTGAGTGATGTGCCTAACGTATACTACGGCGGAAACGGCTATCAGGCAGGCAGTCAATATGCGCCAGGATATTTTGTGGATAGAAATTACCTGGGTGGTTTGGATCTCAATAATAGTGCTTTGTATACCGAAGAAGCTGATCCGAGTGAGTTTTTAGCACAAAACTATCGAGCAAAAGAACAGATTTTTGCTGGTTATGTTCGTTGGGATCAAGATTTCAGTGAAAAGCTTTCCATGATTTTAGGTGCACGCGTTGAACATACAAATATCAACTATACAGGAAACTTTGTATTCGATGAGGAAGAATTGCTAGGCGAGGTTAATAACAAAAATAGTTATACAAACGTACTTCCTAGCGTATCCTTCAAGTATAAAGCTACGGAAGCTACCATTTTACGTGCTGCTTTTACGACAGCTATCGCACGTCCAAACTACTATGCCCTTGCCCCTTATGTCAGTGCACTCCCTGGCGATAACGAAGTGCAGGCTGGTAATCCAGATTTAAATGCAACCTATTCGTATAATGCAGACCTAATGGCTGAACATTACTTTCGTTCTGTTGGTATACTTTCAGGAGGTGTTTTTTACAAAAATCTGAAAGATTTCATCTATACGTACCGTAATAACCAATACACCACGGCCAATTTTGCAAATGATTTTCCAAATCAACAAAATCCTATACCGGTTGGTGAAAATTATCAATTTGTTCAACAAAGAAATGGTGATAATGTCGATGTATATGGTTTTGAGGTTGCTTTTCAACGTCAGTTAGACTTCCTGCCTGGTCGTTTTCTAAAAGGTTTCGGCTTATACGTAAACTATACCAACACCAATTCAAAAGCGCGCGGTATTACTAATGCCGAAGGTGAAGAGCGTGAAGGTGCCAAACTTCCTGGTGCTTCTCCGCATATGTTTAACGGTTCGTTATCCTGGGAAAATAATAAATTTACCTCGCGTGTTTCTTTAAATTATACATCGTCTTACATCGACGAATTAGGTGCTGATGCATTCGAAGACCGTTACTACGGTGAGCAATTGTTTTTAGATGCCAATGCGGCTTATAAAATCACGCCGAAATTCCGCGTATTTGTGGAAGCCAACAACTTGACCAATCAACCTTTGCGTTATTACCAAGGTATTTCGTCAAGAACCATGCAAATGGAATATTACCAAGCCAGATTTAATCTAGGTGTGAAATTCGATTTGTAG
- a CDS encoding phytase encodes MKQQLSNILALAVITMLASCSSGLAPVATDAVVPTVVTEQTEFDTDDPAIWIHPTDPSQSLIIGTDKEVGGGLYVYDLDGKIVNKVTGLERPNNVDIAYGLDINGKKTDVAITTERNAHKIRVYSLPDLKPVDNGGIAVFEGEQGEGERDGMGISIYTKKDAAQNTIYAIVGRKTGPSGSYLWQYKLTAGADGIVKGEVVRKFGTYSGKKEIEAIAVDNELGYVYYSDETVGVRKYYADPAKHDDTELAFFAQHDVKSDHEGIAIYKTSDSTGYILLSNQQNNSFVVYPREGSNGQPNRYEKLADIPVSAVECDGAEATSFNLGGKFPKGMLVAMSNGKVFHYYDWNLIQARIDKGEGK; translated from the coding sequence ATGAAACAACAACTCTCCAATATTCTTGCGCTCGCCGTCATTACTATGTTGGCGTCCTGCTCGTCTGGCCTAGCGCCGGTTGCAACCGATGCCGTTGTGCCCACAGTGGTGACCGAGCAAACCGAATTTGATACCGATGATCCTGCTATCTGGATTCATCCGACCGATCCGAGCCAAAGCTTAATCATAGGTACCGATAAAGAAGTTGGTGGCGGGCTATATGTGTACGACCTCGACGGGAAAATTGTGAATAAAGTAACGGGCCTTGAGCGACCAAACAATGTGGATATTGCTTACGGATTGGATATAAACGGTAAAAAGACGGATGTAGCTATTACGACAGAAAGAAATGCACACAAAATTCGCGTATACAGTTTGCCCGACCTAAAACCTGTTGACAATGGCGGAATCGCTGTTTTTGAAGGCGAGCAAGGGGAAGGTGAACGTGATGGTATGGGGATTTCCATCTACACAAAAAAGGACGCTGCACAAAATACTATTTATGCAATTGTCGGTAGAAAGACTGGTCCTTCCGGTTCTTACCTTTGGCAATATAAGTTAACTGCGGGAGCCGACGGTATCGTAAAGGGCGAAGTGGTTCGTAAATTCGGAACATATTCCGGAAAAAAAGAAATTGAAGCGATAGCAGTGGATAACGAATTGGGCTACGTGTATTATTCAGACGAAACGGTTGGCGTGCGTAAATATTACGCAGATCCAGCAAAGCATGACGACACCGAGCTAGCCTTCTTTGCACAACATGATGTCAAGTCGGATCACGAAGGAATCGCTATTTACAAAACCAGCGATTCCACAGGCTACATCCTGTTATCTAACCAGCAGAACAATTCTTTTGTCGTGTATCCGCGCGAGGGAAGTAATGGGCAGCCAAATCGTTACGAAAAACTGGCAGATATTCCAGTTTCTGCTGTGGAATGCGACGGTGCTGAGGCAACAAGCTTTAATCTAGGTGGAAAATTTCCAAAAGGTATGTTGGTTGCCATGAGTAACGGTAAAGTGTTTCATTATTACGATTGGAATTTGATTCAAGCGCGTATTGATAAAGGCGAAGGCAAATAA
- a CDS encoding RNA polymerase sigma-70 factor: protein MNALDPDKILFTKYYQSLCYFAWQIVQDQEMAEDLAQDAFVSYFQHRAQVATDEKAIKAFLYSAVKFAAYNLNRKSKTIQKFWQRTGYQESDDIDYEHQIIRAEFMAAVQQSLADLPEACQKIMTMSYVEGFSNDEIAEKLTLSVNTIKTQKRRGLHLLRTKLRPDYFSLVFSFFLVDF from the coding sequence ATGAATGCTTTAGATCCGGACAAAATTTTATTTACTAAATATTATCAATCCCTTTGCTATTTCGCCTGGCAAATCGTGCAAGATCAGGAAATGGCTGAAGATTTGGCGCAGGATGCATTCGTAAGTTACTTTCAACACAGAGCCCAGGTCGCCACCGACGAAAAAGCGATCAAGGCTTTCCTCTATTCCGCAGTTAAATTCGCTGCTTACAACTTAAATAGAAAATCAAAAACGATTCAGAAATTTTGGCAACGCACCGGTTATCAAGAGTCGGATGATATCGATTACGAACATCAGATTATCCGTGCTGAATTTATGGCAGCTGTACAGCAATCTTTAGCTGATTTGCCTGAAGCTTGCCAAAAAATAATGACTATGAGTTATGTTGAAGGTTTCTCGAATGATGAGATCGCTGAAAAATTAACATTAAGTGTGAATACGATCAAAACTCAAAAGCGTAGAGGCTTGCATTTATTGCGGACTAAGCTTCGTCCGGACTATTTTTCTCTCGTGTTTTCTTTCTTTTTGGTGGATTTTTAA
- a CDS encoding FecR family protein yields the protein MDANPIDIAAILAKKYEKQPVSDNEMAVLRYWLAKNIKNQRLYEEIMRGSVVPDLEWLQNLALDDAWKQVKRKQKSKSRRSSLFVAAASIALLLSFGLYWFTNLPEAPTRERFVASPNAKHKNDVLPAGFGAKIILASGDELKVDDTLNVMSHKSLLENVSPNTSDVVQQPAPVLHKLIVPAANFFKLTLADGTNVWVNAKSELRFPPQFAKDERRVFLSGEAYFEVAKDANKPFYVETEDAEVRVLGTHFNVAAYTDHSKTTLVEGQVAVRSHAQSALLAPGQSAQWASGSLKVKQANLQKELAWKNHVFFFKEDNIVSISHQLKLWYDLEVSLTSNVSLTATYSGEIRRDARLSEVLQMLEYVSDLDFRLDQNKLLITKK from the coding sequence ATGGATGCAAACCCTATTGATATCGCTGCTATTTTAGCAAAAAAATACGAAAAACAGCCTGTTTCAGATAATGAGATGGCGGTGTTGCGGTATTGGCTTGCTAAAAATATTAAGAACCAACGTCTTTATGAAGAAATAATGCGTGGATCGGTTGTTCCCGATCTTGAATGGTTGCAAAATTTAGCGCTGGATGATGCTTGGAAACAGGTCAAGCGTAAGCAAAAATCAAAAAGTCGTAGGTCAAGCTTGTTCGTTGCAGCTGCTTCCATTGCTTTGTTGCTTTCTTTTGGTTTATATTGGTTTACAAACCTACCAGAAGCGCCTACCAGAGAACGTTTTGTAGCAAGCCCAAATGCCAAACATAAAAACGATGTATTGCCCGCAGGCTTCGGTGCTAAGATTATCTTGGCGAGTGGTGATGAACTGAAAGTGGATGACACGCTGAACGTGATGAGCCATAAAAGCTTGTTGGAAAATGTTTCGCCAAATACTAGTGATGTGGTGCAGCAGCCCGCGCCTGTATTGCATAAATTAATCGTTCCTGCAGCGAACTTTTTCAAGCTGACGCTTGCTGATGGTACGAATGTTTGGGTGAATGCAAAAAGTGAACTGCGCTTTCCGCCACAGTTTGCGAAAGATGAACGCCGCGTATTTCTTTCTGGAGAAGCGTATTTTGAAGTTGCGAAAGATGCTAATAAGCCTTTTTACGTAGAAACAGAAGATGCAGAAGTGCGCGTTTTGGGTACGCATTTTAACGTCGCTGCCTACACCGATCACAGCAAAACCACGCTGGTCGAGGGGCAGGTTGCGGTTCGTTCACATGCGCAGTCTGCACTTCTTGCACCCGGCCAAAGTGCGCAGTGGGCTAGCGGCAGTTTAAAGGTCAAACAGGCAAATTTGCAAAAAGAGCTTGCCTGGAAGAATCATGTATTTTTCTTTAAAGAAGATAATATCGTCAGCATATCCCATCAGCTTAAGTTGTGGTACGATTTGGAGGTTTCATTGACCAGTAACGTGTCTCTTACCGCAACCTACTCAGGCGAAATACGGCGTGATGCAAGGCTTTCTGAGGTGTTGCAGATGTTGGAATATGTGAGCGATCTCGATTTTCGACTGGATCAGAACAAATTATTAATCACTAAAAAATAA
- a CDS encoding SusC/RagA family TonB-linked outer membrane protein, with amino-acid sequence MKITTCLLLVFMTCAYAESNAQKISLALKNAKLEDAFRQISEQTNYKFLYSDDVLKKAARVNLNVRNANLKDVLSAVLPSDNFSFKIIAETISVHYHVPKSGNEPASSARQSLVSGKVTGENGAPLPGVSISVKGSSAGSTTGEDGSFSIAASEGDVLSFRYVGYLAKEVTVKSQRTITVQLLSEDQAIEEVVVTGMGQRVDKRLFTGATSQISGEAAQIGGQIDPSRGLEGRVAGVSVQNVTGTFGTAPKIRVRGATSIYGSSKPLWVVDGVIIEDVADVNSDALSSGDALTLISSAVAGLNAHDIESFQILKDGSATSIYGARAMAGVIVITTKKGTAGRSSLNYTGEYTSRAVPRYSEFNIMNSQEQMSVYQDMYEKGFIRFADVPVSSNSGIYGDLYKRIQSGEIYNDLFTDRHHVNNFLREAEYRNTDWFSELFQPSLQHNHAVSMSSGTEKSQYYSSLSALVDPGWTKRSSVNRYTGNLNANYNISEKVKFNMITNGSYRQQQAPGTLGQSTDVVFGEVKRDFDINPYAYAMNTSRALDPNVFYTRNYAPFNILHELENNYMDVNVADLRFQGDLRWKVVPSFELGAFGSVRYQSTTQHHYVMDLSNQALAYRAGISPENSTIRDSNPFLYTDPDDLFARPISVLPEGGIYNRTDYTMFEQLLRFTAQFNQTFNHDHIVSAFAGSEITASDRNNTWFRGWGLQYELGESPFTDYRVFKRGQEENTPYFHVNRNSDNDPSNTRYKQTAFFTNLTYSYAGKYTVNGTFRYEGANKLGEATSARWMPSYNIAGAWNAHEEQFFQSLSPVLSHLTLKASYSLTGDRGPSNVTNSFAVYSSYTPWRPTAGDTESGLQILDLANSELTYEKKHELNIGTSIGLFDNRVNLEFDWFTRNNFDLIGVVNTQGLGGTISKMGNVADMKSHGAELSLSANILRNRPFTWTSNLIYSNVKTKVTRLDTRSRVMDLITGTGFAMEGGPVRGLYSVPFSHLNDEGLPVFIGPDNEETITDIYFQERNRLDYLQYEGSVDPIHTGGWGNILSYKNLSLNVFITYSLGNVVRLDPVFRSEYNDLTASTKEFADRWMVPGDEAYTNIPTIASVGQNRAYSNNLQYAYNTYNYSSVRTASGDFVRLKDVSLSYELPKSWVTAWNVNSLGLRFNATNLLLLYADKKLNGQDPEFINAGGVAAPIARQYTLTLRLGL; translated from the coding sequence ATGAAAATTACAACATGCCTCTTGTTGGTTTTTATGACTTGCGCTTATGCAGAAAGTAATGCGCAAAAAATATCCCTCGCGCTAAAGAATGCCAAATTGGAGGATGCATTTAGGCAGATTAGCGAACAAACGAACTATAAATTTTTGTATAGCGATGACGTGTTAAAAAAAGCTGCTCGTGTAAACTTAAATGTGCGAAACGCCAATTTAAAGGATGTGTTAAGTGCTGTGTTACCTAGCGATAACTTCTCGTTTAAAATTATTGCCGAGACCATATCGGTACATTATCATGTGCCAAAAAGCGGCAATGAACCGGCGTCATCTGCACGGCAAAGTTTAGTCTCCGGTAAAGTAACCGGCGAAAATGGTGCTCCGTTACCCGGTGTATCAATCAGTGTTAAAGGATCTTCCGCAGGTTCCACAACTGGAGAAGACGGCAGCTTTTCCATTGCCGCATCAGAAGGAGACGTATTGTCTTTTCGATATGTCGGATACCTGGCAAAAGAAGTTACGGTAAAATCGCAACGCACGATCACCGTTCAATTACTTTCTGAAGACCAGGCGATTGAAGAGGTCGTGGTAACCGGTATGGGACAACGCGTTGATAAGCGTTTGTTCACCGGCGCAACTTCCCAAATTTCGGGCGAAGCAGCGCAGATAGGCGGACAAATCGATCCGAGTCGTGGACTTGAAGGCCGTGTGGCCGGTGTTTCTGTGCAGAATGTAACCGGAACTTTCGGCACCGCTCCAAAAATACGAGTTCGTGGCGCGACTTCTATCTACGGCAGCTCGAAACCCTTATGGGTTGTAGATGGGGTGATTATTGAAGATGTCGCGGATGTTAATTCCGACGCGCTTTCTTCAGGCGATGCGTTAACACTGATCAGCTCAGCAGTTGCGGGATTGAACGCACATGATATCGAGTCGTTTCAGATTTTAAAAGACGGTTCTGCAACTTCCATTTACGGAGCACGTGCTATGGCGGGGGTTATTGTAATCACCACAAAGAAAGGTACAGCTGGACGTAGTTCCTTAAATTACACCGGCGAATATACCTCACGAGCCGTACCGCGCTACTCTGAATTTAACATCATGAACTCGCAAGAGCAGATGTCTGTCTATCAAGATATGTATGAGAAGGGGTTCATCCGATTTGCAGATGTGCCAGTATCAAGCAATAGTGGTATTTATGGTGACTTATATAAACGTATTCAATCTGGCGAAATCTATAATGATTTGTTTACTGACCGACATCACGTGAACAACTTTTTGCGCGAAGCTGAATACCGAAACACCGATTGGTTTAGCGAATTGTTTCAGCCTAGTCTTCAACATAACCACGCTGTTAGCATGTCATCAGGTACAGAAAAATCACAGTATTATTCTTCCTTAAGCGCGTTGGTCGATCCCGGCTGGACAAAGCGAAGTAGCGTTAATCGTTATACGGGAAATCTGAATGCTAATTATAATATCTCCGAAAAAGTGAAGTTTAACATGATTACAAACGGATCGTATCGCCAACAACAAGCGCCGGGTACACTAGGCCAGTCAACAGATGTAGTATTTGGCGAAGTAAAACGCGACTTTGATATTAATCCCTACGCCTACGCGATGAATACATCACGCGCATTAGATCCGAATGTATTCTATACAAGAAATTATGCACCTTTTAACATCCTGCACGAACTGGAAAATAACTATATGGATGTAAACGTGGCTGATTTACGGTTTCAGGGTGACTTAAGATGGAAGGTTGTTCCGTCGTTTGAGTTGGGGGCATTTGGTTCAGTTCGCTATCAATCAACGACACAACATCATTATGTGATGGATCTTTCTAATCAGGCCTTAGCCTATAGAGCGGGGATAAGTCCGGAAAACTCAACTATTAGAGACAGTAACCCGTTTTTATATACTGATCCGGATGATCTTTTCGCTCGGCCGATTTCTGTTCTTCCGGAAGGAGGAATTTACAACCGAACGGACTACACCATGTTCGAGCAGCTCCTGCGTTTTACGGCACAATTCAATCAAACATTTAATCATGATCACATAGTTAGTGCCTTTGCCGGGTCTGAGATAACAGCCTCCGATAGAAATAATACGTGGTTTAGGGGATGGGGCTTACAGTATGAGCTCGGTGAAAGTCCATTTACAGATTACCGTGTTTTTAAAAGAGGACAGGAAGAAAATACACCTTATTTTCACGTAAACAGAAATTCGGACAACGATCCCTCCAATACCCGTTACAAACAAACGGCTTTCTTTACCAACTTAACGTATTCGTATGCTGGTAAATACACGGTTAATGGTACGTTCCGCTATGAGGGAGCAAACAAATTAGGAGAAGCAACTTCGGCACGTTGGATGCCAAGCTATAATATTGCGGGCGCTTGGAATGCACATGAGGAGCAATTTTTCCAATCGTTATCACCAGTCCTTTCGCACCTCACATTAAAAGCTTCGTATAGTCTGACGGGCGATAGAGGTCCATCCAATGTCACTAATTCGTTTGCCGTGTATTCTTCGTATACGCCTTGGCGACCAACAGCAGGCGACACGGAATCCGGCTTGCAAATTTTGGATTTGGCAAATAGTGAGTTAACGTATGAGAAAAAGCATGAGTTAAATATCGGAACTTCAATCGGTTTGTTTGATAATCGCGTTAATCTTGAGTTCGATTGGTTTACACGAAATAATTTTGATCTTATTGGTGTTGTCAATACGCAAGGTTTAGGTGGCACAATCTCTAAAATGGGTAACGTTGCCGATATGAAATCACATGGCGCAGAACTGAGCTTGAGCGCTAATATTTTACGTAATCGTCCGTTTACATGGACATCTAACCTAATTTATTCGAACGTGAAGACTAAGGTAACTCGTTTGGATACGCGTAGCCGCGTCATGGATCTAATTACGGGAACGGGCTTTGCAATGGAAGGAGGGCCGGTAAGGGGCTTGTATTCTGTGCCGTTTTCGCATTTAAATGATGAAGGCTTGCCGGTTTTTATCGGTCCTGATAACGAGGAAACTATTACCGATATTTATTTCCAGGAGCGTAATAGATTGGACTACCTGCAATACGAAGGTTCGGTAGATCCCATTCATACCGGTGGTTGGGGAAATATATTGTCTTACAAAAACCTTAGTTTGAACGTTTTTATTACCTATTCTCTAGGCAACGTCGTTCGTTTAGATCCTGTTTTCAGAAGCGAGTATAACGATCTTACGGCGTCCACCAAAGAATTTGCAGATCGATGGATGGTGCCGGGCGATGAAGCATATACCAATATTCCAACCATCGCGTCGGTAGGACAAAATCGGGCTTATAGTAATAACCTTCAATATGCGTATAATACGTACAATTATTCTTCTGTACGCACAGCAAGTGGCGATTTCGTCAGATTGAAGGATGTTTCGCTATCGTATGAGTTGCCTAAAAGCTGGGTGACTGCATGGAATGTAAATTCCTTAGGCCTTCGCTTCAATGCAACCAACCTTTTGTTGCTCTATGCGGATAAGAAATTAAATGGGCAGGATCCGGAGTTTATAAATGCTGGTGGTGTGGCTGCGCCTATTGCCAGGCAGTATACATTAACATTGCGTTTAGGTTTGTAA
- a CDS encoding RagB/SusD family nutrient uptake outer membrane protein yields MMALIGGLSFSSCNKYLDEMPDNRATLNTEDKIKKILVSAYPTTAYLVSAEFSSDNVDDYGASNPYSERDLEQLFRWNEVTEETNDSPKRVWEACYSAIASANAALAAIEDMGRPASLNPQRGEALAARANAHFILVNLFAQHYHMDHAASDLGVTYMLHPEEELNPSYHRNTVQEVYDYMLRDLQEGIPLIDDSSYGSTPKYHMNTRAANALAARISLYMQNWEQAVRYANAAIGTNPSSILRDNDEINANAVGSVTDAAIYYNRSTINANLMLATASTNHGLYFGAYYTGSRFSHGNFIAEEETVLANAPYGQRQSNGYKPRVFVYSGTNLDKCLLPRVSYMFEYTDVVAGIGIRRGAYAPFTTEETMLVRAEALIHLRRYDEAVVDMKRWVDNTLVNPPAVFSVGSINTWANNLDYFTAQVPTPKKRLDPTMIPFEAGTQENMLHALLFLRRVETMHMGSRWFDVKRYGIEIERRIISSGSTVSSVESATRLTVRDNRQALQLPLEVIAAGLTPNPR; encoded by the coding sequence ATGATGGCCTTAATAGGCGGTCTAAGTTTCTCGTCATGTAATAAGTATCTGGATGAGATGCCAGATAATAGAGCGACATTAAATACAGAAGATAAAATTAAAAAAATATTGGTGTCGGCTTATCCGACGACGGCCTATTTGGTTTCTGCGGAGTTTTCATCGGATAATGTAGACGATTATGGTGCTTCCAATCCATACAGTGAACGCGATTTAGAGCAATTATTTCGCTGGAATGAGGTGACCGAAGAAACCAACGATAGTCCAAAACGCGTATGGGAAGCCTGTTATAGCGCAATCGCTAGTGCAAATGCAGCGTTAGCAGCTATCGAGGATATGGGGCGCCCGGCCAGTTTAAATCCGCAGCGCGGTGAAGCGCTTGCCGCAAGGGCTAACGCACATTTTATTTTGGTAAACCTATTTGCTCAGCATTACCATATGGATCATGCAGCTTCCGATCTCGGCGTGACCTACATGTTACATCCAGAAGAGGAATTAAACCCAAGCTACCACCGTAATACCGTACAAGAAGTGTATGACTATATGTTGCGAGATCTACAAGAAGGGATCCCGTTGATTGATGATTCTTCATACGGTTCTACGCCAAAGTATCACATGAATACCCGTGCGGCCAATGCTTTAGCAGCACGTATTTCACTGTATATGCAGAATTGGGAGCAAGCTGTTCGATATGCCAATGCAGCTATTGGCACTAACCCTTCCAGCATATTGCGCGATAATGATGAAATCAATGCCAATGCCGTCGGCAGCGTGACTGACGCCGCAATTTATTATAACCGCAGCACGATTAATGCCAATCTGATGCTGGCCACAGCGAGTACAAACCACGGCTTATATTTCGGTGCGTATTATACGGGATCGCGCTTTTCACATGGAAATTTTATAGCAGAAGAGGAAACAGTCTTAGCAAATGCGCCCTACGGGCAGCGGCAATCCAACGGATATAAACCAAGAGTTTTTGTGTACAGCGGAACAAATCTCGATAAATGTCTATTACCGCGCGTGTCGTATATGTTTGAGTATACCGATGTTGTTGCCGGTATCGGCATTCGCCGCGGAGCGTATGCGCCTTTTACCACTGAAGAAACGATGCTTGTACGTGCCGAGGCGTTAATACATTTAAGACGTTACGATGAAGCGGTTGTTGATATGAAGCGGTGGGTAGACAACACGCTGGTTAATCCGCCAGCGGTATTTTCTGTAGGGAGTATCAATACATGGGCAAACAATTTAGACTATTTTACAGCACAGGTGCCTACGCCTAAAAAACGTCTCGATCCCACGATGATACCTTTTGAGGCTGGTACGCAAGAAAATATGTTGCATGCGCTGCTCTTTCTCCGTCGCGTTGAAACCATGCATATGGGCTCGCGCTGGTTTGATGTCAAGCGTTACGGAATTGAAATTGAACGCCGTATTATTTCATCAGGTAGCACGGTATCGTCTGTAGAAAGTGCTACGCGATTAACTGTACGAGATAATAGGCAAGCGCTACAATTGCCGTTGGAAGTTATTGCAGCAGGTTTAACCCCTAATCCTAGATAA